Below is a window of Stappia sp. DNA.
GCCAGCGGCGGGGTGACCCTGCCGGAGTTCAAGACCGCCTTCGCCCGCGAATTCGCCGACCGCAAGGTGCGCGCCTTCCAGCGCATGGACCGCGACGGCGACGACGCGCTCACCCGGGCCGAATACGACCGCATGACCGCGCGGATGGAAAGCCGCATGGATGATGACGATGACGACCGGCGCGGCTGGCGCAAGCGCTGGAGCGGCAAGCGGGGCGGGATGATGACGCACTATGACACCGACGGCGACGGCACCGTCACACCGCAGGAAATCGCCGCCGCGCGCGCAGCCCTCTTCGGCGATGCGGATCAGAATGCCGACGGTGCCCTGTCGCTCGACGAGTTCGAGAGCGTCTGGGTGGCGATGGCGGACGGGCGCATGGTGCGCATGTTCCAGCGCCTCGACCGCGACGGCGATCTGACGATCACCGAGGCCGAGGCCACGCGCCCGACCGCAAATCTCGTCGCCCGCATGGACCGCAACGGCGACGGCGTCCTGTCGATCGAGGACCGGTCGCGCCGCGGCTGGAAGGACCGTGACGGCAAGGGCCGAGACGGCATGCGCGGCAACCGCGACGACTGATCGGCGCCAGCGCGCGCTTTCGCAGCGCGCGACCGCGCATGAGCATGCGGGGCCTCGAGCCCCGCATGTCATGTCCCCGGGCCGGATCGGGGCGTGATCCGATGCGAGGGGCCTCACCCGGAGCATGCGGATTTTCCCTTGCATGTGACGGCATGTTGATTCATACAGATCGCGCCCAAATTCGCACGTGCCCGTGGTCGTTCAATCGCAACCCGATGGCGCCGCTCGCTAGGGCCCGGAGGTCACTCCGGTCGGAGCAATCCGATGAAGAGCGGCGATACGAACGGCTTAAAGCAACGACGTAAGAGGGCTTTTTTGGTCTCTGCCGGGGTTTCCAAGTCCCGGGGTCACTGAAGAGGCACTTGTTACATCATTGCCGGCCGGGCGGTTCGGACGATTCCGATCCAATCCAAGGCATCATCGCGGGACGGCCTCGAGCGCGCGTGCGCTTCAGCCCGACCGTCTGCATCTGTCGTCGAGCGCTGCCCGTCTCCATCGCGGGCGGTTTGTTCGTTGCCATTTGCGACCCTGCGGCCCGATCTGACACCGGGTGACTGCCATGACGGAACGAATCCGGCGCTTCCTGCGCCAGCGACGAGAGGACGGCCCTTGCGTGGTCGTCGACCTCGACAAGGTCCACGACAATTATCTCACCTTCGAGCGCGCCTTGCCCGATACCCGCGTCTACTACGCGGTGAAGGCCAATCCGGCGCCCGAGATCCTTGCGCTTCTGGAGCGGCTCGGCTCGTCCTTCGACTGCGCCTCCGTGCCGGAAATCGAGATGGTGCTGGCGACCGGCGCCGCGCCGGAGCGCATCTCCTACGGCAACACGATCAAGAAGGAGCGCGACATCGCCCGCGCCCATGCGCTCGGCGTGCGCCTCTTCGCGGTCGATTGCGAGGCCGAGGTCGACAAGATCGCGCGCGCCGCGCCCGGCGCCCGTGTCTTCTGCCGCATCCTCTGCGATGGCGCCGGCGCCGACTGGCCGCTGTCGCGCAAGTTCGGCTGCGCGCCGGAGATGGCGCCGGGCGTGCTGGAGCATGCCCATCGCAACGGGCTCGAGGCCTATGGCGTGTCCTTCCACGTTGGCTCGCAGCAGGCCGACGTCGAGGCCTGGGATCAGGCGCTCGCCGTCTCCGCGCGCATCTTCCGCGAGATGGCGGAGCGCGGCATTTCGCTCTCCATGGT
It encodes the following:
- a CDS encoding type III PLP-dependent enzyme, which gives rise to MTERIRRFLRQRREDGPCVVVDLDKVHDNYLTFERALPDTRVYYAVKANPAPEILALLERLGSSFDCASVPEIEMVLATGAAPERISYGNTIKKERDIARAHALGVRLFAVDCEAEVDKIARAAPGARVFCRILCDGAGADWPLSRKFGCAPEMAPGVLEHAHRNGLEAYGVSFHVGSQQADVEAWDQALAVSARIFREMAERGISLSMVNLGGGFPARYLKEVPGVPRYGEAILRALAEHFGNRIPQTIIEPGRGMVGDAGVIEAEVVLISKKSDAEDEIRWVYLDIGKFNGLAETMDEAIRYPIRTDKDHDRMSPCVLAGPTCDSVDVLYEKTPYELPVSLSIGDKVLIEACGAYTTTYSSVAFNGFDPLRSYVI